The genomic DNA CCCTGAGGAGCAACGATCTTGTCTTCACACGGAAGGACAGCGATTGAAAAAACATGCATTCGTAAAGAATGCATGTTTTTTTAGGCTTCCGATTGGAGCCTTTTATTCGGCAGCTTCCATTTATATAGATAGGAAAACACACGTAACGCGGTGGTGATGACAAATAAGGCATATAATTCAATCGGTGATTCTGCTATGCCGAATCCGACAGCCATCCCCGAGACGACGGCCCAAACCGCGTAGATCTCAGATCTGAATACGAGGGGTTTCCTGCCGGCTAGCAGGTCCCTGACAATCCCGCCTCCCGTACCCGTCAGAACGGCGGCCACGATTATTGCGCTCATGGGATGATCCATGTTGACGGCATACAGGGCCCCCTGTATGGCAAATGCAGACAAGCCGATGGCATCGAAGAAGTTACCCCACCGTTTCCAGTGCTTCAATAGATTGTGGGGGAAAAGAAAGACGGCCGTAATAGCGAGGAGGGCGATCTGAAATAGCATACCCTGCTCCCAGAGTGCGGAAATGGGTACGCCGATCAATAAATTCCGGATCGCTCCGCCACCGAAAGCCGTGACGATTCCGAGTACGTATACACCCAGTATGTCATATTCTTCTTCCATCGCAACAATCGCACCTGACACCGCAAAGGCAACAGTGCCGATGA from Rossellomorea marisflavi includes the following:
- a CDS encoding trimeric intracellular cation channel family protein — encoded protein: MTWEVLSIIGTVAFAVSGAIVAMEEEYDILGVYVLGIVTAFGGGAIRNLLIGVPISALWEQGMLFQIALLAITAVFLFPHNLLKHWKRWGNFFDAIGLSAFAIQGALYAVNMDHPMSAIIVAAVLTGTGGGIVRDLLAGRKPLVFRSEIYAVWAVVSGMAVGFGIAESPIELYALFVITTALRVFSYLYKWKLPNKRLQSEA